A part of Asterias rubens chromosome 14, eAstRub1.3, whole genome shotgun sequence genomic DNA contains:
- the LOC117299644 gene encoding uncharacterized protein LOC117299644: protein MDEINGVHVTPKRKELRIVAQQVVRKFSKSFADTINGVTIGDGSSTLLQQLESRKENLQRQSGLNRLHKQASTSNESEPLHKKSKTKFNSYGCVKGQWQPDLLEGESHDTQEQKRELLKDEYEKLPWCTQTVDDNMKATYSTQRFEINNGKSVEDVLKQWPFLAEEKWLLDHFHSLTGIDLQELLNDSLMSKASRLFEYLKTKSNPASLVEVGSSDQNHYLSQGRTLLHDMVTRNDISDLPSTPCIAVIGNMYSPNAKHYLAIDGNIINSVKSDKALTMMFAAYYVFNIHYTKEASCTLDFVQRFFMGINPSDGSKTGVKKRDGNVSGKVFALATAMALFESDWTQTNEQ, encoded by the exons ATGGATGAAATCAACGGAGTGCATGTGACCCCTAAGAGAAAAGAACTGCGAATTGTTGCACAACAAGTTGTTCGAAAATTCAGCAAATCTTTCGCTGATACTATCAATGGTGTGACAATAGGCGATGGATCGTCTACTTTGCTGCAACAGTTAGAAAGTAGAAAGGAAAACCTCCAAAGGCAATCAGGTCTTAATCGCCTCCATAAACAAGCTTCAACTTCTAATGAAAGTGAACCGTTGCATAAGAAAtcgaaaacaaaattcaacagcTATGGATGTGTAAAGGGTCAGTGGCAACCAGATCTTCTGGAAGGGGAGTCGCATGACACACAAGAGCAGAAAAGGGAACTGCTGAAGGATGAGTATGAAAAACTGCCATGGTGTACACAAACTGTGGATGACAACATGAAAGCCACGTACAGCACACAACGCTTTGAAATAAACAATGGAAAGAGCGTTGAGGATGTTCTTAAGCAGTGGCCTTTCCTTGCTGAGGAGAAATGGCTCTTAGACCATTTCCACTCCCTAACAGGGATTGACTTACAAGAGTTACTAAATGATTCTCTTATGTCAAAGGCATCCAGGCTGTTTGAATATCTCAAAACAAAGAGTAACCCTGCATCATTGGTAGAAGTTGGTTCATCAGATCAAAACCAct ATTTAAGCCAGGGTCGTACTTTACTTCAT GACATGGTGACAAGAAATGACATCAGTGACCTTCCCTCTACACCCTGCATTGCAGTTATCG GAAACATGTACTCGCCTAATGCTAAGCATTATCTTGCAATCGATGGCAATATCATCAACTCGGTGAAGTCAGACAAAGCTTTAACCATGATGTTTGCAGCCTACTATGTTTTCAACATTCACTACACTAAGGAGGCATCCTGCACCCTAGATTTTGTTCAGAG ATTCTTCATGGGAATAAATCCGAGTGATGGGTCAAAGACTGGGGTGAAGAAGAGAGACGGCAATGTCAGTGGTAAAGTCTTTGCACTGGCCACTGCAATGGCCCTCTTCGAAAGTGACTGGACACAAACAAATGAGCAGTAA